CGCCGAGAGCGAATCGCTGCTCCGGCGCTGGGGCACGCCGGAAGACATCGCGCTAGCGGCCCGGTTCCTGGCGACTCCCGCCGCCAGCTTCATCACCGGCCAGATCATTCCAATCAATGGCGGCCGCCCATAATCTAGGCGCCGCAATTTGTCCGTAGCCCATTTTTGCCGCCTGAATCGACGTATTCAAGATTTGGCCGTGCAGCGATGAATTGAAGCAACTCCTTCAAATCCGTCTTTGTGGCTGCTGATTGCGGCTGGGCGCAGGCAGATCTACGACTCCGCGACAAGAGGTCCAGAGGATGCGTATCAACGGTTGCGCTATTTGCTCGCGATCCACACCTGTGTTGGAAGATTTTGAGGGCGGTCGATGGATTGGTCGGCCATCGGCCGATGCCGCTGCATCCGTCAATCCAATCTCGATTTTCCACCGGGGAATTGCCCCTGGCGAGACAGTGATTTTTCAATCGGCGAAGGTCGGCTCAGATCAAACCCAATCGCTGATCGACCCGAAACAATCCGCGGCCTGCGAGATGAAGACCGCAACCATCCCGACGATGTGCTGGCCACGCAGCCAATTCGAGCGCGGTTCGAACTTGGCGATCATCACTTCTCTCCAACCGGCTTCGGCCGCGGCATGCTTGGCGGCGTCGAAAGATTCGCCCCAGCCGACGATTTGGGTTTGCCCGCGGTCCCAGGCGATCCATTTACCTGCCAGTTCCAGCGGAACCTCCGGCGGTGATGAACGGACTACCATTGCTGCACCTCGATTAATCCATCGGGAAGAAATGAGAAAAGTTGAATCGGCGAGAACTTCAACCATAAGTCTATCTCATTACTACGTAACAAGGCACGAGCAGCGAGCTTTCAAGTTCGTAAGTTCGAACGGAAAAAATCTTGCCGATCAAGTGATGAACGACCGGCAGGCAACTTCACCTTTCGACTTTTTAAGCGATATTGCCCGCAAGCGCTGCTTGCGCGGCTTCGACTGTGGCCGCTATGTCGGTCTCGCGATGGGCCGCGGAGACAAAGAGCGCCTCAAACTGGCTGCATGGAAAGTAGATGCCGCGGTCGATGAGGTTCCAAAAGTATCGCGAAAAATGCTTCGTGTCGCACCGGCTGGCGGTGGGCCAATCGATCACTGGATCGGCGCTGAAAAATAGCGTCATCATGCTTCCCATCCGGGCGAGGGTGTGCCCAATTCCAGCGGCGCGGGCAGCTTCGCTTAGCCCCGTTGCCAATTGCGCGGAAAGCGCTTCCAGCCGCGGGTATGGATTGCTGTCGCGCAGCAATTTCAGCGTCGCGATTCCTGCCGACGTGGCGAGCGGGTTGCCGCTGAGCGTGCCGGCTTGAAAGACTTTTCCCGCCGGCAAAATATGATCCATGATGTCGGCCCGGCCGCCGTAAGCGCCGACCGGCAGTCCGCCACCCACGATTTTTCCAAGCGTCGTAACGTCGGGCGCGAATCCCAGCAGCGACTGGGCGCCGCCATACGCAACACGAAAGCCCGTCATCACTTCATCGCAAATCAAGAGCGCCCCATGCTTTCGCGTCAGTTGACGTAGCGATTGCAAAAATTCGCGCGTCGGCACGACGACGCCCATATTGCCGACGACCGGCTCAAAGATCGCGCCGGCAATTTGTGGGCCATGTTGCTCGAATGCGGCGGCCAATCCCGCCACATCGTTATATTGCAGGACGAGCGTATCCTTTGTCGTTCCGGCGGTTATTCCCGGCGAATTCGGCACACCGAGCGTCGCCGCAGAGCTGCCGGCGGCAACGAGTAAACTATCGACGTGCCCATGATAATTGCCGGCGAACTTGATTATGACATCGCGCCCGGTGAAGCCGCGGGCCAGGCGAATAGCGCTCATGGTGGCTTCCGTGCCGGAATTCACCAGCCGCACCTTTTCGATGCTCGGCACGGCGTCGACAATGAGCTGGCACAGCTCGCTTTCGGCTTCCGTCGGAGCGCCGAAACTCGTTCCGCGCTCGACGGCCGCATGCAATGCCTCGTTGACTTGTGGGTGGGCATGACCGAGGATTTGCGGTCCCCAAGAACCGACGTAGTCGATGTAGCGATTGCCGTCGAGGTCATAGAGATACGCCCCCTGACCGTGGCTAAAAAAAATCGGTATGCCGCCGACGCCGCCAAAGGCGCGAGCCGGACTGTTCACGCCGCCGGGCATCAGGCTTTGAGCGCGAACGAATGCCAGCCTACTTTTTTCGCGAGACATCAATACGAGTGTCCATGGAAGAATGCCCACTGAAAAATGCGAGGTAGCGAACCGGAGACACTCACGGAATTTGCGTTTTGCATCTTGCGTTTTGCAATCTGCACGTTCATCGAGTCCACTCGGCAGCTTCCCGCGCCCAGTAAGAAATGATCATCGACGCTCCTGCGCGTCGAATCGCCGTCAGCATTTCCAGGGCCACAGCCTTTTCATCGAGCCAGCCGTTGGCTGCCGCGGCTTTCGCCATGCTGAATTCGCCGGACACATTGTACGCGGCGAGCGGCACGCCGGGGAACCGCTCGCGCGCGGCATGAATCACGTCAAGATAGGCCAGCGCCGGCTTGACCATGACAAGATCCGCGCCTTCGGCCAGGTCAAGCTCGATTTCGCGCAGCGCTTGCCCGATACCCGCGGCAGGATCCATTTGATAACCTCGGCGGTCGCCGAACGCCGGCGCACTTTCGGCGGCATCGCGGAATGGACCATAAAATGCGCTGGCGAACTTGGCGGCATAGCTCATGATTGGCACGTGAACGAATCCGGCCGCGTCGAGTCCACGCCGGATGGCGCCGACCATCCCGTCCATCATGCCGCTGGGGGCGACAAGATCAGCGCCGGCCCTGGCATGGCTGGCCGCTTGCTTGGCGAGCAATTCGAGCGTCGCATCGTTATCGACATCCAACCGACCCGTTTTTTCATTCAATACGCCGCAGTGGCCGTGATCGGTGTACTCGCAAAAACACACATCGGTCATGGTGAGCAGGCTGGGAGCGGCCGATTTAACGGTTCGAATTGCCTGCTGCACAATGCCGTCGTCGCGATAGGAATCGGTTCCCGTGGCGTCTTTCTCTGCCGGAATGCCGAAGAGCAATACGCCCCCTAAGCCGAGATCGGCCAGCGAGCGAATTTCGTCGGCCAACCGATCGGGCGACCACTGAAAATGCCCCGGCATCGATCCGATGGCTTGCTTGATGTTCTTCCCCGCGCGCACAAACAGCGGCAACACCAAGTTTGCCGGCGAGACTCGAACCTCGCGCACCAGTTCGCGCACGAGTGGATGATGGCGCAGGCGACGAAGCCGCGTCGCCGGAAAACTGCTTGGTGACGACCGATCGTATTGGTCCATGATGTCTTCTCGCTCACGTAAGCTTTATTCGCCAAGTGCGGCCTTGGCCTTCGCCACTTGGTCGGCCGCCCACGGCTTATCGCCGTAGAGTTTGATGATGCTCTGCCAGGCGGCCATTGCCTTTTTGGGCTCCGTGGCACGCAATTGTTCCGCTCGCCGCAATTGCTCCTCGACGAGTTGGCGGTATTGCGGCAACGTCCGATCGAGATTTGCGCGCAACTGCTTCAACTGCCGGCGCGCCATTTCAATCACTTGCGTGGTCGTCGCCGGCTCGTCTGAGCCCCCGAACAATTCGATAATGGCCGCGAGTTTTTCGGCCGCTCGCTCTGGTTCGGTTGTCTCTAAATTCGTCGCTTCCAAAAAATCGCGTTCAACCGGCGTCAATTCGGCGGCGCTTCCGAGAAATCGCAGCCTCAGGCGAAACCGCTGCTCCATTCGCAGTAGATCAATTTCATCCTCGTATCGCCGAACTGTCGCCGCACGTTCGTCGCGGGGAAATCGCGATAGAAAAACCTGCACCTGATCCGCCACGCCCAGCAGCGCATCAGCGTTGTCGCTCTCGGCCGCCGCTTCGATTTGCTGGAACAACGATGCTGCCGTTGGCGGGCGCATGAAATACCAACCGAGCGCCGCGAGGCCCGCGAGGCTGATCGCGAGCAGCGCGATTTGAAGGATGGCCGGCACA
This portion of the Pirellulales bacterium genome encodes:
- the hemB gene encoding porphobilinogen synthase translates to MDQYDRSSPSSFPATRLRRLRHHPLVRELVREVRVSPANLVLPLFVRAGKNIKQAIGSMPGHFQWSPDRLADEIRSLADLGLGGVLLFGIPAEKDATGTDSYRDDGIVQQAIRTVKSAAPSLLTMTDVCFCEYTDHGHCGVLNEKTGRLDVDNDATLELLAKQAASHARAGADLVAPSGMMDGMVGAIRRGLDAAGFVHVPIMSYAAKFASAFYGPFRDAAESAPAFGDRRGYQMDPAAGIGQALREIELDLAEGADLVMVKPALAYLDVIHAARERFPGVPLAAYNVSGEFSMAKAAAANGWLDEKAVALEMLTAIRRAGASMIISYWAREAAEWTR
- the hemL gene encoding glutamate-1-semialdehyde 2,1-aminomutase, with translation MSREKSRLAFVRAQSLMPGGVNSPARAFGGVGGIPIFFSHGQGAYLYDLDGNRYIDYVGSWGPQILGHAHPQVNEALHAAVERGTSFGAPTEAESELCQLIVDAVPSIEKVRLVNSGTEATMSAIRLARGFTGRDVIIKFAGNYHGHVDSLLVAAGSSAATLGVPNSPGITAGTTKDTLVLQYNDVAGLAAAFEQHGPQIAGAIFEPVVGNMGVVVPTREFLQSLRQLTRKHGALLICDEVMTGFRVAYGGAQSLLGFAPDVTTLGKIVGGGLPVGAYGGRADIMDHILPAGKVFQAGTLSGNPLATSAGIATLKLLRDSNPYPRLEALSAQLATGLSEAARAAGIGHTLARMGSMMTLFFSADPVIDWPTASRCDTKHFSRYFWNLIDRGIYFPCSQFEALFVSAAHRETDIAATVEAAQAALAGNIA